Genomic DNA from Streptococcus uberis:
ATCCCTAAAGAGCACCCACTAGCTAGCGTGAATGGTGTGATGAATGCTGTTTTTGTCGAATCAATAGGTATTGGACAAGCCATGTTCTATGGCCCTGGAGCAGGTCAAAAGCCAACTGCAACATCAGTTATGGCTGATATCATTCGGATTGGACAACGTTTGAAAGATAAGACTGTTGGTAAACCCTTTAATGAATTCAAGAGAGAAGCTCGCCTAGCTGATAAATCAGATAGAACCAGTCATTATTATTTCGCTATCGAGACACCTGACCAAAAAGGTCAATTACTGCGTTTAGCAAGCATCTTTAATGATCAAGAGGCTTCTTTCCAACAAATCTTACAACAAAAAGCTAATGCAGGTCGAGCACGTTTGGTCATTATTACCCATATGATGAACCAAATTCAATTGGATAATTTATTACAGGCATTGGCAGATGATCAAGAATTCAAATTGTTAAATGTTTTCAAAGTTTTAGGAGAGTAAAATGATTATTAAAGTGCCTGCAACTTCAGCAAATTTAGGTCCAGGTTTTGATTCTGTTGGAATTGCCGTAACTAAATATTTAGAAATCGAAGTTCTAGAAGAAAGAGACGATTGGTATGTTGAACACACTCTGGAAAATGTTCCAAGTGATCATCATAATTTGTTAATTCAAACAGCTTTGCGCTTAGCACCCGACATCAAACCACATCATATTCTGATGCGATCTGATATTCCTCTTGCAAGGGGGCTGGGGTCTTCTTCTTCAGTGATTGTTGCTGGTATTGAATTGGCAAATCAGTTAGCTAAGCTAGAATTGAGTATGGATCGTAAGTTTGCCATTGCAACTGAAATTGAAGGGCACCCAGATAACGTAGCACCTGCCATTTTTGGTCAACTGGTGATAGCATCTCAATTAGATAACCAATTGGATTATATTAGGGCACCTTTCCCAGAAGCAAGTTTATTAGCATTTATTCCTAACTATGAGCTAAAAACGTCAGATTCGCGTGACGCTTTACCCAAACACCTTTCCTATAAGCAAGCAGTGGCTGCATCCTCAATCGCAAATTTAGCAATTGCTGCTCTATTAAAAGGGGACATGGAGAAAGCTGGTCGGGCAATTGAAAATGACTTGTTCCATGAACTTTATCGTCAACGCTTAGTCAAAGAATTTCATAGCATCAAACAGATTTCAAAGAAATCTGGTGCTTACGCCACCTATTTATCTGGTGCTGGTCCAACAGTGATGATTTTATGCCCACACGAAAAAGTTGAAGGCATTTTCCAAGAATTGACTGATTTGTCTTTAGATGGTCTATTGGAAAGATTGCAAATTGACGAAAAAGGCTTGCAAGTTCTTTTTTAGAAAAGAAATTCATAAAAAATAGTACTCACATGCTATAATATTACTTATGGTATAGTGAGTGCTATTTTATTAAGTGAGGCAATATGAATTATCAAGAAGCATTAGATTGGATACATGGTCAGTTAAAATTTGGTATTAGACCAGGATTGAAAAGAGTTCTTTGGGTTTTAGACAAGTTAGGTAATCCACAAGAAAAGATTTTTGGCATCCATGTCGTTGGAACTAATGGAAAAGGATCGACCGTTAACAATATCCAGCATATGTTAACGGAATCGAGTTACAAAGTGGGTACCTTTACTTCACCCTTTATCATGGATTTTAGGGAGCGAATTAGTATCAATGGTCAAATGATTTCAAAAGAAGATCTGGTTTCCATTTGTGACAAAATTAAACCTATAACGGAAGAATTGTTTTTGGAAACTGATTTAGGTTCAATAACTGAATTTGAAATTATTACAGTCATCATGTTTTATTATTTTGTGGAAATCAATCCCGTTGATATTGCTATTATCGAAGCAGGGCTAGGTGGATTATATGATTCGACCAATGTCTTTAAAGCATTTGCTGTTGTTTGTCCATCCATTGGCTTAGACCACCAAGATATTCTTGGAAAGAGTTATCGTGAGATTGCTAGTCAAAAAGCTGGGGTTATCAAAGGTGGAGAACATGTTCTTTTTGCCATTGATCAAGAAGAGGCACGCGCTACTTTTATCGAAAGATGCCAACTGACACAAAGTAAGATACATGAATTCCAAAGTGATTTTAAACTGCAAAAGCAAACTGAAGGCTATTGCTTTATGTCTGGTAAAACACTCATCACATCAATTCAACTGGCGATGCCCGGAGACCATCAAGTTTCAAATGCAGCATTAGCCATACAAACCTGTCTCTTATTAAAAGAAAAACTGCCTGATATTAGTGATGACAGCATTAAAAAGGGGCTTGAAAAGAGTTATTGGTTAGGTCGTACAGAATTAATGGCAGCAAATCTTATGATTGATGGAGCTCATAATAATGAGAGCATTCAGGCCTTGATATCTGTTTTAAAAGAAAAGTATTCTTCTAAGAAACTTCATCTCTTATTTGCAGCGATCAATACCAAACCCGTTGATCAAATGCTTGCCTGTTTAAGTGAGTTAGGAGATGTTCAGGTTACCCAATTTGATTATCCTCGAGCAGTTGAATTAGCTAATTATCCAGCAAAATACAAAAGGGTTAGCAACTTTAGAGAATGGCTCTCTCAACGAAATAATGACAGTGAAGAGGATTTTTATGTTATCACGGGGTCACTTTACTTTATTTCAGAAGTTAGACAGTATCTCAAGCAAAAAGAAACGTCAGTGTAATAAGTTAAAAGAGGAATCACATTTATGATGGATATCAAAAAAGCAGAAGACGCAATATACCAACTTTTAGAAGCAATAGGTGAAGATCCCCAGAGAGAAGGCTTACTAGAGACACCAAAGCGAGTTGCCAAAATGTATGAGGAAATGTTCTCAAGCTTAAAGTCAGATGCTAAAGAAGCTTTTACAGCAGTATTTACAGAGGCCTACGATGACCTGGTTTTGGTTAAAGATATTCCTTTTTACTCAATGTGTGAACACCATTTAGTTCCTTTCTATGGTGTAGCTCACATTGCTTATTACCCCCAAAATGGTAAAGTAACGGGATTAAGTAAATTAGCACGAGCAGTAGAAATTGCAAGTAAAAAGCCTCAATTACAAGAGCGACTTACTAGCCAAATTGCTGATGCCCTAGACCAATCACTTCATCCGCGTGGCGTTTTTGTGATGGTGGAAGCAGAGCATATGTGCATGACGATGAGAGGCATAAAAAAACCAGGCAGTAAAACGATGACAACCACGGCCAGAGGCATCTTTACAGAAGAAAAAAAAGAACAAGCCTATGTGCTATCATTAATTAAAGATTAGTAGGTGAATTGATGAAAATTGGTAAATTTAATGTAGAAGGCAATGCTGCCATCATGGGCATTCTCAATGTGACCCCTGATTCATTTTCCGATGGTGGTTCTTACACTGAATTGGAAAAAGCATTAGAACAAGTCAGAGTGATGATTGATCAAGGAGCTAAAATTATAGATGTGGGTGGAGAATCTACACGCCCAGGCTTTGAATTTGTTCCTGCAAAAGATGAAATTGACCGTATTGTCCCAGTTGTTAAAGCCATCAAGGAACGCTTTAATGTTTTAGTTAGCATCGATACTTATAAGACAGAAACTGCTCGTGCAGCCCTTGATGCAGGAGCTGATATACTCAATGATGTTTGGGCAGGGCTTTATGATGGGCACATGTTAGATTTAGCTGCAGAATATCAGGTTCCCATTATTTTGATGCATAACCAAGAAGAGGAAAGATATACAAATGTAGTGGAAGATGTTTGCAAGTTCTTGGAAGAAAGAGCAGAACAAGCTTTGGCT
This window encodes:
- the thrB gene encoding homoserine kinase; this encodes MIIKVPATSANLGPGFDSVGIAVTKYLEIEVLEERDDWYVEHTLENVPSDHHNLLIQTALRLAPDIKPHHILMRSDIPLARGLGSSSSVIVAGIELANQLAKLELSMDRKFAIATEIEGHPDNVAPAIFGQLVIASQLDNQLDYIRAPFPEASLLAFIPNYELKTSDSRDALPKHLSYKQAVAASSIANLAIAALLKGDMEKAGRAIENDLFHELYRQRLVKEFHSIKQISKKSGAYATYLSGAGPTVMILCPHEKVEGIFQELTDLSLDGLLERLQIDEKGLQVLF
- a CDS encoding bifunctional folylpolyglutamate synthase/dihydrofolate synthase, with protein sequence MNYQEALDWIHGQLKFGIRPGLKRVLWVLDKLGNPQEKIFGIHVVGTNGKGSTVNNIQHMLTESSYKVGTFTSPFIMDFRERISINGQMISKEDLVSICDKIKPITEELFLETDLGSITEFEIITVIMFYYFVEINPVDIAIIEAGLGGLYDSTNVFKAFAVVCPSIGLDHQDILGKSYREIASQKAGVIKGGEHVLFAIDQEEARATFIERCQLTQSKIHEFQSDFKLQKQTEGYCFMSGKTLITSIQLAMPGDHQVSNAALAIQTCLLLKEKLPDISDDSIKKGLEKSYWLGRTELMAANLMIDGAHNNESIQALISVLKEKYSSKKLHLLFAAINTKPVDQMLACLSELGDVQVTQFDYPRAVELANYPAKYKRVSNFREWLSQRNNDSEEDFYVITGSLYFISEVRQYLKQKETSV
- the folE gene encoding GTP cyclohydrolase I FolE; translation: MMDIKKAEDAIYQLLEAIGEDPQREGLLETPKRVAKMYEEMFSSLKSDAKEAFTAVFTEAYDDLVLVKDIPFYSMCEHHLVPFYGVAHIAYYPQNGKVTGLSKLARAVEIASKKPQLQERLTSQIADALDQSLHPRGVFVMVEAEHMCMTMRGIKKPGSKTMTTTARGIFTEEKKEQAYVLSLIKD
- the folP gene encoding dihydropteroate synthase codes for the protein MKIGKFNVEGNAAIMGILNVTPDSFSDGGSYTELEKALEQVRVMIDQGAKIIDVGGESTRPGFEFVPAKDEIDRIVPVVKAIKERFNVLVSIDTYKTETARAALDAGADILNDVWAGLYDGHMLDLAAEYQVPIILMHNQEEERYTNVVEDVCKFLEERAEQALAAGLSKENIWIDPGFGFAKNVEQNIDLLKGLDQVCQLGYPVLFGISRKRVVDALLGGGTIALERDKGTAALSAFAINKGCQIVRVHNVAENKDIVTVLGQLR